In a genomic window of Rubidibacter lacunae KORDI 51-2:
- the frr gene encoding ribosome recycling factor, whose translation MNKSEVEGLMQKAVEATQRAFNAIRTGRANASLLDRISVEYYGADTPLKSLANINTPDATTIAIQPFDMSSLGAIERAISMSDLGLTPNNDGKIIRLNIPPLTSERRQEFVKIAGKYAEEGRVSVRNVRRDAIDAIRKQEKNSEISEDESRDLQGDVQKLTDKYTKKIDELLAAKEKDITTV comes from the coding sequence ATGAATAAGTCCGAAGTCGAAGGTCTGATGCAGAAGGCTGTCGAAGCCACCCAACGTGCCTTCAACGCCATCCGGACCGGACGCGCGAACGCGTCGCTGCTCGATCGCATCTCGGTCGAGTACTACGGAGCGGATACGCCCCTAAAGTCCCTCGCCAACATCAATACCCCCGACGCCACGACGATCGCCATCCAGCCCTTCGACATGAGCAGCCTCGGAGCGATCGAGCGCGCTATCTCAATGTCTGACTTGGGTCTGACGCCGAACAACGATGGCAAGATTATCCGACTGAACATTCCACCGCTGACCAGCGAGCGCCGTCAGGAATTCGTCAAGATTGCCGGCAAGTATGCCGAAGAAGGACGCGTGTCCGTCCGCAACGTCCGTCGCGACGCGATCGACGCAATTCGCAAACAAGAGAAAAATAGCGAGATCTCCGAAGACGAATCCCGAGATCTGCAAGGTGACGTCCAGAAGTTGACAGACAAGTACACAAAAAAAATCGACGAGTTGCTCGCCGCCAAAGAGAAAGACATCACCACGGTTTAG
- the pyrH gene encoding UMP kinase, with amino-acid sequence MKYRRVLLKLSGEALMGDRGFGIDPAVVAGIAQQISEIVRTGIQMAIVVGGGNIFRGVKAAAGGMDRATADYIGMIATIMNAITLQDGLEQIGVPTRVQTAIAMQQVAEPYIRRRAIRHLEKNRVVIFGGGSGNPFFTTDTTAALRAAEIDAEVIFKATQVDGIYDCDPKLNPNAHLYQHLTYSHVLTHNLRVMDGTAIALCRENNIPIVVFNLSVRGNIARAVQGETVGTIVGGQA; translated from the coding sequence ATGAAGTACCGGAGGGTGCTACTCAAGCTCAGTGGCGAGGCTTTGATGGGCGATCGCGGTTTCGGCATCGACCCAGCAGTCGTCGCGGGCATCGCACAACAAATTTCCGAGATCGTCCGGACGGGCATACAGATGGCGATTGTCGTCGGGGGCGGCAATATTTTTCGCGGCGTCAAGGCAGCAGCTGGCGGCATGGACCGCGCTACGGCCGATTACATCGGTATGATCGCCACCATCATGAACGCGATTACCCTCCAAGACGGTCTCGAACAAATCGGCGTCCCCACGCGAGTTCAAACCGCGATCGCTATGCAACAGGTTGCCGAACCCTACATTCGCCGTCGCGCCATTCGCCACCTGGAAAAGAATCGGGTGGTTATTTTTGGTGGTGGCTCGGGCAACCCCTTTTTTACCACCGATACAACTGCTGCGCTGCGCGCGGCCGAGATCGACGCCGAGGTCATCTTCAAAGCCACACAAGTAGATGGCATCTACGACTGCGATCCCAAACTCAATCCCAACGCCCACCTTTATCAACACCTGACCTACAGCCACGTCCTCACCCACAACCTGCGCGTGATGGACGGTACCGCGATCGCGTTGTGTCGGGAAAATAACATTCCTATCGTCGTCTTCAATTTGTCCGTGCGCGGCAATATTGCCCGTGCCGTCCAAGGCGAAACTGTTGGAACCATTGTCGGAGGTCAAGCATGA